Proteins encoded together in one Oreochromis aureus strain Israel breed Guangdong linkage group 23, ZZ_aureus, whole genome shotgun sequence window:
- the LOC116323265 gene encoding mast cell protease 1A-like, giving the protein MIIYYKLTLLTLVLSFHQQGHAIIGGHEAVPHSTPYMVLLQLHKSNGHRTYCDGFLLNEDFVITAAHCQAESYKVFLGLHNYLDQNGVQHVNVPGRNAFLMKGYDPADYRNDMMLLKLSTKAELNDKVKPIALADCDDGSLPKACVISGWGTTENGKSSDQLLEVNVTLTDNELCANTNKYCSEGKRRPGRGDGGGPLVCEDGKAYGVISASKRNPDGSTIQTYTKIPDHRDSIKEHKGKLHSPTTDRVTIIPVSKEHHICVRDAD; this is encoded by the exons ATGATTATTTACTATAAACTGACATTACTGACACTGGTACTGAGCTTTCATCAACAAG GCCATGCGATCATTGGAGGTCACGAGGCTGTGCCTCACAGTACACCTTACATGGTGCTTTTGCAGCTCCACAAGTCAAATGGTCATAGAACCTACTGTGATGGCTTCCTTCTCAATGAGGATTTTGTGATAACCGCTGCACACTGCCAAGCCGA gtcCTACAAAGTTTTTCTGGGACTTCATAATTATCTTGATCAGAATGGTGTACAGCACGTTAATGTGCCTGGGAGAAATGCATTTCTAATGAAAGGCTACGATCCAGCTGATTATAGAAATGATATGATGCTGCTTAag TTGAGCACCAAGGCAGAGTTGAACGACAAAGTGAAACCCATCGCTCTCGCGGACTGTGATGATGGATCTCTGCCAAAAGCATGTGTCATTTCTGGTTGGGGAACAACAGAAAACGGTAAATCATCTGACCAACTCCTGGAAGTAAATGTGACCCTGACTGACAATGAGCTGTGTGCTAACACAAACAAGTACTGCTCTGAGGGTAAGAGAAGACCTGGTCGG GGAGACGGTGGTGGTCCGTTAGTCTGTGAAGATGGAAAGGCATATGGGGTGATATCCGCCAGCAAAAGAAACCCAGATGGCTCAACAATTCAGACTTATACTAAGATACCTGACCACAGAGACTCCATCAAAGAACATAAGGGAAAGTTACATTCTCCAACAACCGATAGAGTAACCATCATTCCTGTTTCTAAGGAACATCATATTTGTGTTAGAGATGCTGATTAG